TTTTGAACTCAAACTTCAATGCCAGTTGCCCAGCGAAATCGTCCCCGCCCTCAAGACCGCAAAACCGCCACGACCGGTCCGCGTGCCAACGATCACCCGATTGCGGCAAGCATTGAACAATTTCGTTCCCCATGGGTGGCGCGGACAAACGCTGCCGTCACCGCAATACGTGCAAGACGACGTCGTGTTTTTCCCGCCCGGTCCCGAGTTCCCCGTCGAACCACCGACACCGATTCCCGCGCCCCGTCGAATTCACCAAGTCGAATTCGAACACGCTCCGCATCCGCAACCGGTCCATCCGGCTCCGTTCGCTCGACACAGCGATGAGCACGAGCGATTCTTCCCGCCCGCACCGAATTTTCCTCACCCCGTAACGCCCGTTGCCAATGGCCCAGCACCCGTGGCTTGCCCGGTCGGTGTGTTTCCGATGGCTGGGGTTCCGGCGTACGCACCGTATCCGGTTCCTGTAATGTTTGGTGCTCCGCCGCATGGGCCGATGAATGCCCCAGCTCATGGACCGCATCATCCGGTCATGCCTCCGATGCCGGTTCCTCCGATGGTCGCCGCACACGCACCGTACGTGAAAGCCCGCGTCTGCAAAGGCCCGAGTGGTCACGAACGAGTTGTCTACGAAGCGTGCTCGGCAGAATCGAGTTGCTGCAAAGACGGCTGTGAATGCAAAGGCTGCCAATGCCCCGGTTGTGACAAAAAGAAAACCGCCAGCGTGCCGGTTTACTCCTCGCCCGCTGCTGCGGAGGCGGACCGAAACAACCATGTGCTGTGTTTCGGTGCGGAGTGGTGCGGTCCATGCCGACAGATGAAACCGATCATTCAAGACCTCATCAGCCACGGTTGCCCGCTGAAGGTTGTGAATATCGACGAGCACCCGGAGTTCGCCAAGAAGTTCAACGTCAACGTGCTGCCGTCGTTCGTGGCAGTTGTCGATGGCGAGCCGTGCGACCGAGCGGTTGGCATGATCTCGCCACAACAAATCCGGGCACTCGTGCAACGTGTTGCCGGTGGAAAGCCCGTCTTCGGTGGCAAATTTGAAACGAAACCGGCTCCGAAATCTCCGGCCGATACGACGTATCCCGGTGCGATTTCGGTCACGAACATCGTGGAAGTTCGCTACGCCCTGCCTTCGCAAAAAGGCGAAATGTTGGCCACACTGCTGCGGGATCAGTGCAGCATCGACGTGAAACGGGATGACGACATCCTGACCATCACCACTACGGAAGAAAAACAGAAAGCCGTCGCGAACTTCATCGCCACGGTCGTCGGACCGTCGCCACCAAAGATGGCCTCAAAAGCCGAGCGTAACATCGCGAAGACCGAAGAGACGCAACCCAAGCCGTGCCAACCGGTCGTCCAAAAAGCACCGACCACCCCACCGAAAGTTAGAGTGATCACCTTTCCCCACGGTGGGCAACAGTACCGAATCCGCGACGTCTCCGTCCGTCTCAACGAAACCGCAAAGCCCGTGAAGTACAAAGCCCCGGTTGCGTATCCGAAGGAGAAACCAACTCGGCCGGCATGTGCGGAGAAGAAACCAAAATGCACGCAATCCAACGCGGGGAATACTGGCGTGAATTCCGCGTGTGCAGTTTCCCAGGACACACGGTTCAAGCTCGAATGCGGTCCGCAGGGTGTCAGCGTTCGGAAGGTGGACGATGACGGTCACCCACTGATTCTGAAATGTCAGAATCTCGAAGCCCACGTGCTGGGACAGCTTCCTCGAACGATTCAATGCAAGTTTCAAGAGTGTCTCGGTTTGGATGATGAGACTCAAGAACTCTTGCCGTCCGTCATCAGCGAGGAAGTTCAAAAGGTGCTCAGCGAAGACCCGATCTTCCGAAAACGGGGTAGTTCCCAACCGACTCCGGTATTCTCGTTCTCGATTGGAATCAACCGTTGAGTTCGCAACCGTGAAAGCATGAGGTAACACAAAAACGACCCGGCGAACATTAGGTTCGCCGGGTCGTTTTATTCGTCCTTGCGGACAATCGCCCCCGGAAGCTGATCGGTGATAGTCCTTTGGATTAGGACCGATCACCCGATCAGAACACATCCAAGATGAAGTGATGGCCTTTGTACCAGGGTTTTTCCGTTGGATAAAAGTTGTACCAATCCTTGTTGTACACCGGGATTCGACGTTCCGCCGGGTACTTGTAGTACATGCTGTCGTACTGCTTTGGCGGTTGGAAGTTGTGGGGGTAGTACACGTAAGGATAGTAGTAGAAGCGTTGCCAATCGTTGGGTTGGCCGACTTGTTGGGCCTGAGCTTCAGCCTTACCGGACAGGTCGGCATCTTGCGTGGAGAGGGCACCGAATGCCGCTACTCCCAGGAGGCCGCTCAGCACGAATCGTCGCAGCATGGTGGAATCGTCTCCTCTACCTCGGAACATCGCCACGAACCGCGTCGGCAAGCTTTCCTCGCTTGTGACAGGCACCCGGTGCCCATTTGATCCGAAAGTGGCAGTCTGGCTTGTGTTCCGTTGTGTGTTTCCGGGACACCCATAGTATCGGCGTTCCGAATCCGCTTCCGCCAGCAAAGTTGGTACAATCATTAAGATCGTGCTTTTCCACACGAAATTGCAATTTGAGTGGATTGTGCCTCACGTTCCGCCTAGGTTATCGTGTCTACTGACACTCCCACCACAACAGACTTTTTGAATACCACACGCTATGAATCGCCCTCCCCAAGCCGCCCTGCCCGATCCCACCGTGAAACTCTCCGAAGGCTGGCATTGCCTGCATATTTATTACCGAGTTGACCAAGCCGCTTTGAACGCGATTGGCAAGTCGGATCGCGATTGGGGACGCGGCGAATTGATGCACTGGCTGAACCCCGAACGAGAAGACGCCCCGCAACGGTTGCTCGCAGCCGTGATGAGTGGTCATCGGGCGGATCTCGGTTTGATGATTATGGACCCCGATCCGCTGGTGATCGACAGCGTCGTGCAAGCCATCCGCGCGTGCCCACTGGGACCGGCTTTGGTTCCGACGTATTCGTTCGTCTCGATCAGTGAAGTCTCCGAATACGTTCCCACTGCCGAGCAGTACGGTGAAAAACTCGTCGCACAGGGGTTGGAAGCCGGTTCGGAAATGTACGCGGCGAAACTCAACGCTTACGCCTCGCGATTGCCGGCGATGAACAAGCAACGCTTGTATCCCGATTTCCCGGAACTGCCGGTCTTCTGTTTCTACCCCATGAACAAGAGCCGCGTGCCGGGTGCGAACTGGTACATGGAATCGTTCTCGCACCGGTCGGCCTTGATGTCGGAACACGCCACCAGTGGAATTAAGTTCGCCGGTCGTGTGTCGCAGTTGATTACCGCCAGCACTGGTTTCGACGATTGGGAATGGGGCGTCACTCTTTGGGGACGCAATCCGGAATCGATCAAGGAAATCGTCTACACCATGCGGTTCGATGAAGCCTCCGCCAAGTACGCGGAATTCGGCCCGTTCTACATCGGTTACTCCCGCACGCCGCAAGAAATCGTCGATCACTTGCGGTTGTGATTGGAGTGATCGTTCGTGGTGATTCCGTGAAATTGTTCAGGTATGTGAAAATTTGCCGAATCTTTCCTGCCAATATGAGGTTAAATTCTTCGAACACCGAAGCAATTAACTTCGCCCAACCAAACGTTGCCAACGCAACGACCATCCTGGGAACCACAACCCTCACACCACACCAGTTCTTCCCGGGCACCCTGACGCTACATCCATGTGGTGGGTCAGTCGTTTGACTGATTCACCATCCCCACACACTTTTTTGGTCCTTTTTTGAGGAGAGTTGTATGCGCGGACGAAATCTATCTTCACGTCGTGGCTTCACGTTAATTGAGCTACTCGTGGTCATCGCCATCATTGCGATTCTGATCGCGTTGTTGCTACCAGCGGTGCAGCAAGCTCGCGAAGCTGCCCGCCGAACGGAATGCAAGAACAAACTGAAACAGTTGGGCGTCGCGATGCACAACTTTCATGATGTCTACAAAGCATTCCCTTACGGTTCCTATGACGACGACAATGTGAACTGGGGCTGGAATGTCCACCTGCTGCCGTTCATGGAACAAACCAACATTTACGACGCTTTGAAAACTGCTGGCATGTTCGTGCCTCCGAGTTTCAGCAGCAGTTCGGTAGGCGTTTCGAACGTTGACTCCGTCGCCAACCACAATGTCAGCAACTCCCTCGGCAACAACGCCACGCAAAACGTGTTGAGCGCACTGATCTGCCCGAGTGACATCCTCCCGGAGCAAGCCAACAACAATTACGGGAAGTCGAACTACCTTGGCAACATGGGGAACGTCCGCAACTGGCCGAACCAAGCACTCTCCGACTGGGGTTGCAACACGGGCGTTCGTGGCGACACCCTCAACGGTGTGTACCGAAGCTCCAACAACAACACCAACATCTACCCCACGGCGATGCGAGACATCATCGACGGAACCAGCAACACAGTGTGCATTGGTGAAGTTTCGGTCAGCGAAAACGTAACCGCATCGAACATCGGTGATGGAGCGTACCCCATCTGGGCCGGCGGAAATCCGAACGGTCGCGGGTGTGGCGATGAACTCGGCTTGGGATCGCACTTGCGGTTGATGGACCGAATCACCCCCATCAACCAACGCATCAATGCCGAGTCGAACTTGAGCTTCGGCAGCCAACACCCTGGTGGTGCTCAATTCGTCTTTGGCGATGGCTCGGTCAGCTTCCTGAGCGAAAACATCGACGTCGTCACCTATGAGAATCTGGGCCAACGCAATGACGGACAAGTCGTGACCATCCCATAGTCCGACTGTCTGCTCTTGGCTCCAAGATCGTTTCCCGGTGGTCTCGCATCAACGGTGAAACGGCAACCACACCAATGATTTCACCAGCTCGAACGTCAGCCGATGTTCGGGCTGGTTGTTTATGGAATTGCTCAATCCAAGGAATACTCAATGACGGATATTCGCAAAAGCGTGCATGCGATGGGCTTGGTCATCATGGGTTTCGTGATGACAGTTACAGGCTGCGGAGGCAGTGGCGATCAGAAATCCACCGCAGAGGTTACGGGAACGGTCACGTTCAACGGCCAACCAGTCACCGGTGGAACTCTCACATTCGTGCCGCAAGCTAGCAGTGACAACCCCACGCCCGGCAAACCTGCGTCGGGGAAAATTCAATCGGATGGAACCTTCACACTCAGCACCTATGAAGAAGAAGACGGTGCCGTGATCGGCAAACACGCGATCTCTTACGGTGCTCCCGCCGCCGAATCGTCTGCCGCGACCGACGGGCACGGCGAAGCCGCCCAATCCCCTTATGCCGGGTTGAAACCGAATCCGGCAACTGTGGAAATCGAATCTGGCAGCAATGAGATCGAAATCAAACTGACAAAATAGACCGGCGGCATCAGCAATCCGCTCAACGGGCACCGCGAACTTGACGCTTCGAGTTCGCATCCCGTTGACGACGAGTCCGTAGGGATTTGTCATTTCAACAGCCGATAGATTGCGATTCCCGCGTCTTCGTCCCAAAAGTCGAGACGCAGGTAATTCCGAATCCCGGGCACACTCATCAGTTGCACCGTCGGCATTTTGGTGGAATCGACAATCAACCATTTCACCCCAAGTTTCGCCAGGGCTTCGAACCCGTGTCGATTGGGGAACGCCGACAAATCGCCCTTCAATCGCTTGAACGATCGCGGAAAGAAACCCGAATAACCGTTCGTCATTCGCCGATGATGCAACATGCCGTGCAGCATCCATTGGGCTTCCGGGGCGTAGTCTTCCGCCCGTGTTCCTTTCACGAATGGCATGCCACACACAATGGCGTCTGATCGTGTGTTGTCCTTCACCCAGTCGATCCATTTGCGATGGACTTCCGGTGACGTTACCACATGTAAACGTTGACACGGCGGCCACAATTCCGCAGCGGCCCACCCTCCCAGTACGAGCGCCGAACACGTCGTGACCACGAGTCCGAACTTCCCCCAAGATCGCTCTTGAGATCGACACCAAAATTCGACACACAACGTTTGCACACCGATGGCCGCCAGAAAGCACAATGCCAACTGCGCGAACACGTTGAACCGGTAAACGCTTCGCACTTGGGCGATTCCGGGAACATGCTCGAACAACCACCAATACGGTTGCACGCCGTTGATCTTCAAGAACGGCCCCAACGCCAACAATTCCGCGAGCACTCCGAAACTCAAGAGGAAGACGGTCGCCGTTCGCCACTGCGACTTCCACAACCCGCCGAAAATACCGACCACCGCCAAAACCGTTTTGACAATTCCCGGAAACAACTTCCAAGGCCACTCACGAGGCGTGACCAACTCGGCCGGCAGCGGTGACATGGGTTTCCAAGGCGGAACCAGCAAATCGGATGGACGAGCCGATAACGTTTCGATCAACTCGTGACTCCGTTTCCAATCGTGTCGGTGCATCACTTCCAATTGGGTCCAGACCATCGGACCGATGAGCGCCACGCAAATCGTCGCACCGAACAAAATCATTCCCCAAGCCCGCCAATCGAAACTTTTCCGCCCCAGCAGCCAGGGAGTTGTCGGCACCAACAGTAAACATAGGAACAATCCATAATGGTTGCAGAGGAAATAAGTCACCGCGACCGACAGTCCTAACCGCAAACCGTTTCGCCAATTCGGACCGTGGGCAATATCGACGAGTGCGTGAATCGTCCACACGATTCCAAAGATCGGCACGAGCTGCAACACCCCAAGTTGCCAATGCACGAACGGCAACAACAGCACCATCGCCCCACCAGTGAACGCCGCCGCCCACCCAACTTCCAACCGTCGGAGCAACCGAAACGAACTCCAACCGTTCAAGCTCAAGGCCAGTAAGAGGTAGCAGTTGTAGGCCGCGATCGGGGTGTCCATCATCCAAATCAACGGGGCCACGACGAGCGTAGTTGGCTGCGGTTCCGAGAACGCAAACGTATCCGCAGCGGGAAAGAAAATCGGCGACTGCCAATAATCGTAAAACCCTTCGGCCGCTCGGTCCGCATTCCACCACATGGTCCACAGATTGAAAAGTGGCACGGTTTCCACCGGTTCAGTCCCGAGTGGTAACACCGTTGTCAGCGATTTCGGCATCGGCCAAACCGCAGCAACTGCCAGCAGACCATAGAGAATCAGTTCAAACCGGCCTTGGCGGAACCAAGTTGATTGATAGCAGACCATAAGAATGGGATGTCAACTCCGAGATCGCGTTTGATCAATGACGTATCAGCCGTTTTACCATGGGGATTCGCGTCTCGTTGAGATTTTTTTGTTTGATGGCACGAATGGTGCATTCGAGAACGATGTCTCGATAGAAGGCAATCGCCTTACTGCGAAATTCGACGATTTTTTCGACTTCTCGATGCGTCTCAATAGACATTCGCCAATCGACACGTACGATGCACCCACTTAATATTGTCTCTGGATCAAATTCTGCCGGCTATTCAGACGGAGATGGGCCAACTAGCCGGTCGGTTTCAATGGGAGATCAATCCCGTGCCCGAGAACGACACCGAGAACATCGAACAAAATAGTCTCATTCGAAAGTTGCCGACGGACGTTCGTCACCGACTTCTCAGTATGGGTAAATGCCGGACTTGGGAACAGGGCGAAGTCGTTTATCGACCTGGCCAGGAGATTGAGTCCGTCTACTTCCCGTTAGACGCCATGACGTCGGTCATGGTGAATCTTCGCAACGACCGCGCCATCGAAGTCCTGACGATTGGACCAGACGGTTTCATCGGCGTGGCAGTGTTGTGCGGTTGTCTGGAGTCGGATCGAGAAGTCGTCGTGTCGGCCACAGGAGCCATGCTTGGCATCGAAGTGGGTCCGTTTCTATCACTGACGAAAGCCGAACCGGCCTTCCGTGAGACGTTGCATCATTTCATGTTGACCGTCAAATTTCAGTCGTCACAGAAGACCGCCTGTAGCCAACTTCATCCGACCGAACAACGACTCTGCTGGTGGTTGCTCACGTGTGCCGACGCCACCGGTCAGCAAGAACTTGCCATCACGCAACAACACCTTTCGTGGATTCTCGGTGTGCGACGGGCAACCGTCACGGAGATTCTTCAAATGCTCCGCGACGAGGGTTGTATTTCGTATCGACGGCGGCGAATTGTCATCGAAGACCGCCCTGCTCTGATCGATCGGTGTTGCGAGTGCTACACGACCGTCGAATCTTACAAGCAACAGTTGCTCGAAGTCGCTCCCTGACCTGCCCCTCGTGACAAGACATTGACGTTCGGGAAGCGGTCCGTCACCATGTTCGCATGGGGTCGACTCTTCCGAACGAGGGCAACATGAGCGACGATCAGCACACGGGCGAGCCACCTCTCACACCGCGTGCCAAAATCTGGATTGAGCGAGACGGC
This region of Thalassoroseus pseudoceratinae genomic DNA includes:
- a CDS encoding thioredoxin family protein codes for the protein MPEVFWTAALLLNVGVFAADSPKECPPAPCPPGKAHVSVGANSEILCGTKCEVSRQVPSGRFELKLQCQLPSEIVPALKTAKPPRPVRVPTITRLRQALNNFVPHGWRGQTLPSPQYVQDDVVFFPPGPEFPVEPPTPIPAPRRIHQVEFEHAPHPQPVHPAPFARHSDEHERFFPPAPNFPHPVTPVANGPAPVACPVGVFPMAGVPAYAPYPVPVMFGAPPHGPMNAPAHGPHHPVMPPMPVPPMVAAHAPYVKARVCKGPSGHERVVYEACSAESSCCKDGCECKGCQCPGCDKKKTASVPVYSSPAAAEADRNNHVLCFGAEWCGPCRQMKPIIQDLISHGCPLKVVNIDEHPEFAKKFNVNVLPSFVAVVDGEPCDRAVGMISPQQIRALVQRVAGGKPVFGGKFETKPAPKSPADTTYPGAISVTNIVEVRYALPSQKGEMLATLLRDQCSIDVKRDDDILTITTTEEKQKAVANFIATVVGPSPPKMASKAERNIAKTEETQPKPCQPVVQKAPTTPPKVRVITFPHGGQQYRIRDVSVRLNETAKPVKYKAPVAYPKEKPTRPACAEKKPKCTQSNAGNTGVNSACAVSQDTRFKLECGPQGVSVRKVDDDGHPLILKCQNLEAHVLGQLPRTIQCKFQECLGLDDETQELLPSVISEEVQKVLSEDPIFRKRGSSQPTPVFSFSIGINR
- the hemQ gene encoding hydrogen peroxide-dependent heme synthase — protein: MNRPPQAALPDPTVKLSEGWHCLHIYYRVDQAALNAIGKSDRDWGRGELMHWLNPEREDAPQRLLAAVMSGHRADLGLMIMDPDPLVIDSVVQAIRACPLGPALVPTYSFVSISEVSEYVPTAEQYGEKLVAQGLEAGSEMYAAKLNAYASRLPAMNKQRLYPDFPELPVFCFYPMNKSRVPGANWYMESFSHRSALMSEHATSGIKFAGRVSQLITASTGFDDWEWGVTLWGRNPESIKEIVYTMRFDEASAKYAEFGPFYIGYSRTPQEIVDHLRL
- a CDS encoding DUF1559 domain-containing protein, encoding MRGRNLSSRRGFTLIELLVVIAIIAILIALLLPAVQQAREAARRTECKNKLKQLGVAMHNFHDVYKAFPYGSYDDDNVNWGWNVHLLPFMEQTNIYDALKTAGMFVPPSFSSSSVGVSNVDSVANHNVSNSLGNNATQNVLSALICPSDILPEQANNNYGKSNYLGNMGNVRNWPNQALSDWGCNTGVRGDTLNGVYRSSNNNTNIYPTAMRDIIDGTSNTVCIGEVSVSENVTASNIGDGAYPIWAGGNPNGRGCGDELGLGSHLRLMDRITPINQRINAESNLSFGSQHPGGAQFVFGDGSVSFLSENIDVVTYENLGQRNDGQVVTIP
- a CDS encoding Crp/Fnr family transcriptional regulator; the protein is MSLDQILPAIQTEMGQLAGRFQWEINPVPENDTENIEQNSLIRKLPTDVRHRLLSMGKCRTWEQGEVVYRPGQEIESVYFPLDAMTSVMVNLRNDRAIEVLTIGPDGFIGVAVLCGCLESDREVVVSATGAMLGIEVGPFLSLTKAEPAFRETLHHFMLTVKFQSSQKTACSQLHPTEQRLCWWLLTCADATGQQELAITQQHLSWILGVRRATVTEILQMLRDEGCISYRRRRIVIEDRPALIDRCCECYTTVESYKQQLLEVAP